The following proteins are co-located in the Salvelinus namaycush isolate Seneca chromosome 31, SaNama_1.0, whole genome shotgun sequence genome:
- the LOC120026393 gene encoding noelin-like isoform X3: MQPSSKILSLIVLVLMGTELTQVLPANPEESWQVYSSAQDSEGRCVCTVVAPQQSMCSRDARTKQLRQLLEKVQNMTQSIQVLDQRTQRDLQYVEKMEVQLRGLETKFRQVEENHKQNIAKQYKAIKSKMEEIRPLIPVLEEYKADAKLVLQFKEEVQNLTSVLSELQEEMGAYDYEELHNRVSGLEERLRACMQKLACGKLTGISDPVTIKTSGSRFGSWMTDPAAPEGDTRVWYMDGYHNNRFVREYKSMADFMTTDNFTSHRLPHPWSGTGQVVYNGSIYFNKFQSHIIIKFDFKTSAISKSRQLDNAGYNNMYHYAWGGHSDIDLMVDEGGLWAVYATNQNAGNIVISKLNPSTLQIIKSWTTNHPKRSAGEAFMICGTLYVTNGYSGGTKVYYAYSTNSSTYEYIDIAFQNKYSHISMLDYNPRDRALYAWNNGHQVLYNVTLFHVISSQEL, encoded by the exons ATGCAGCCCTCGAGCAAGATCCTGAGTCTTATCGTCCTCGTGTTGATGGGCACAGAACTCACTCAA gTGTTGCCAGCAAACCCAGAGGAGTCATGGCAAGTGTACAGTTCTGCCCAGGACAGtgaggggaggtgtgtgtgcaCAGTGGTGGCACCGCAGCAGTCCATGTGTTCACGAGACGCCCGCACCAAACAGCTGAGGCAGCTACTGGAGAAG GTCCAGAACATGACCCAGTCCATCCAGGTGCTGGACCAGCGGACCCAGAGAGACCTGCAGTACGTGGAGAAGATGGAGGTGCAGCTGAGAGGTCTGGAGACCAAGTTCAGACAGGTGGAGGAGAACCACAAGCAGAACATCGCCAAGCAATACAAG GCCATAAAATCGAAAATGGAGGAGATTAGGCCGTTGATACCAGTGTTGGAGGAGTACAAAGCCGATGCCAAATTGGTATTGCAGTTTAAGGAGGAGGTCCAGAATCTGACGTCAGTTCTAAGCGAGCTCCAGGAGGAGATGGGAGCCTATGACTACGAGGAACTCCACAACCGAGTGTCAGGTCTTGAGGAGAGACTCCGAGCATGCATGCAAAAATTAG CATGTGGGAAGTTGACGGGCATCAGTGATCCTGTCACCATCAAGACGTCTGGATCCCGGTTCGGATCCTGGATGACTGACCCTGCGGCACCGGAAGGAGATACCagg GTGTGGTACATGGACGGTTACCACAACAACCGCTTCGTGCGGGAGTACAAGTCCATGGCGGACTTCATGACGACGGACAACTTCACGTCTCACCGCCTCCCCCATCCGTGGTCCGGGACAGGTCAGGTGGTCTACAACGGCTCCATTTACTTCAACAAATTCCAGAGCCACATCATCATCAAGTTCGACTTCAAGACCTCCGCCATTAGCAAGTCACGCCAGCTGGACAACGCCGGCTACAACAACATGTATCACTATGCCTGGGGCGGCCACTCCGACATCGACCTCATGGTGGATGAGGGTGGGCTCTGGGCTGTCTATGCCACCAATCAGAACGCTGGAAACATCGTCATCAGCAAGCTCAACCCCAGCACGCTTCAGATCATCAAGAGCTGGACTACCAACCACCCCAAGAGGAGCGCCGGCGAAGCCTTCATGATCTGTGGTACTCTCTATGTTACCAACGGTTACTCTGGCGGGACCAAGGTGTACTACGCCTACAGCACTAACTCCTCCACGTACGAGTACATAGACATCGCCTTCCAAAACAAGTACTCCCATATCTCCATGCTTGACTACAACCCTCGGGACCGTGCGCTCTACGCATGGAACAACGGACACCAGGTTCTATACAATGTCACACTATTCCATGTCATCAGCTCACAGGAATTGTAA
- the LOC120026393 gene encoding noelin-like isoform X1, with amino-acid sequence MSVPLLKIGVVLSTMAMITNWMSQTLPSLVGLNTTKLTAERAGYPDRSTGVLPANPEESWQVYSSAQDSEGRCVCTVVAPQQSMCSRDARTKQLRQLLEKVQNMTQSIQVLDQRTQRDLQYVEKMEVQLRGLETKFRQVEENHKQNIAKQYKAIKSKMEEIRPLIPVLEEYKADAKLVLQFKEEVQNLTSVLSELQEEMGAYDYEELHNRVSGLEERLRACMQKLACGKLTGISDPVTIKTSGSRFGSWMTDPAAPEGDTRVWYMDGYHNNRFVREYKSMADFMTTDNFTSHRLPHPWSGTGQVVYNGSIYFNKFQSHIIIKFDFKTSAISKSRQLDNAGYNNMYHYAWGGHSDIDLMVDEGGLWAVYATNQNAGNIVISKLNPSTLQIIKSWTTNHPKRSAGEAFMICGTLYVTNGYSGGTKVYYAYSTNSSTYEYIDIAFQNKYSHISMLDYNPRDRALYAWNNGHQVLYNVTLFHVISSQEL; translated from the exons ATGTCGGTGCCTTTGCTGAAGATCGGCGTTGTGCTGAGCACCATGGCGATGATCACGAACTGGATGTCGCAGACTCTGCCCTCTCTAGTGGGGCTCAACACCACCAAGCTCACCGCGGAGAGGGCAGGCTACCCGGACAGGAGCACCGGA gTGTTGCCAGCAAACCCAGAGGAGTCATGGCAAGTGTACAGTTCTGCCCAGGACAGtgaggggaggtgtgtgtgcaCAGTGGTGGCACCGCAGCAGTCCATGTGTTCACGAGACGCCCGCACCAAACAGCTGAGGCAGCTACTGGAGAAG GTCCAGAACATGACCCAGTCCATCCAGGTGCTGGACCAGCGGACCCAGAGAGACCTGCAGTACGTGGAGAAGATGGAGGTGCAGCTGAGAGGTCTGGAGACCAAGTTCAGACAGGTGGAGGAGAACCACAAGCAGAACATCGCCAAGCAATACAAG GCCATAAAATCGAAAATGGAGGAGATTAGGCCGTTGATACCAGTGTTGGAGGAGTACAAAGCCGATGCCAAATTGGTATTGCAGTTTAAGGAGGAGGTCCAGAATCTGACGTCAGTTCTAAGCGAGCTCCAGGAGGAGATGGGAGCCTATGACTACGAGGAACTCCACAACCGAGTGTCAGGTCTTGAGGAGAGACTCCGAGCATGCATGCAAAAATTAG CATGTGGGAAGTTGACGGGCATCAGTGATCCTGTCACCATCAAGACGTCTGGATCCCGGTTCGGATCCTGGATGACTGACCCTGCGGCACCGGAAGGAGATACCagg GTGTGGTACATGGACGGTTACCACAACAACCGCTTCGTGCGGGAGTACAAGTCCATGGCGGACTTCATGACGACGGACAACTTCACGTCTCACCGCCTCCCCCATCCGTGGTCCGGGACAGGTCAGGTGGTCTACAACGGCTCCATTTACTTCAACAAATTCCAGAGCCACATCATCATCAAGTTCGACTTCAAGACCTCCGCCATTAGCAAGTCACGCCAGCTGGACAACGCCGGCTACAACAACATGTATCACTATGCCTGGGGCGGCCACTCCGACATCGACCTCATGGTGGATGAGGGTGGGCTCTGGGCTGTCTATGCCACCAATCAGAACGCTGGAAACATCGTCATCAGCAAGCTCAACCCCAGCACGCTTCAGATCATCAAGAGCTGGACTACCAACCACCCCAAGAGGAGCGCCGGCGAAGCCTTCATGATCTGTGGTACTCTCTATGTTACCAACGGTTACTCTGGCGGGACCAAGGTGTACTACGCCTACAGCACTAACTCCTCCACGTACGAGTACATAGACATCGCCTTCCAAAACAAGTACTCCCATATCTCCATGCTTGACTACAACCCTCGGGACCGTGCGCTCTACGCATGGAACAACGGACACCAGGTTCTATACAATGTCACACTATTCCATGTCATCAGCTCACAGGAATTGTAA
- the LOC120026393 gene encoding noelin-like isoform X2: protein MSVPLLKIGVVLSTMAMITNWMSQTLPSLVGLNTTKLTAERAGYPDRSTGVTNPEESWQVYSSAQDSEGRCVCTVVAPQQSMCSRDARTKQLRQLLEKVQNMTQSIQVLDQRTQRDLQYVEKMEVQLRGLETKFRQVEENHKQNIAKQYKAIKSKMEEIRPLIPVLEEYKADAKLVLQFKEEVQNLTSVLSELQEEMGAYDYEELHNRVSGLEERLRACMQKLACGKLTGISDPVTIKTSGSRFGSWMTDPAAPEGDTRVWYMDGYHNNRFVREYKSMADFMTTDNFTSHRLPHPWSGTGQVVYNGSIYFNKFQSHIIIKFDFKTSAISKSRQLDNAGYNNMYHYAWGGHSDIDLMVDEGGLWAVYATNQNAGNIVISKLNPSTLQIIKSWTTNHPKRSAGEAFMICGTLYVTNGYSGGTKVYYAYSTNSSTYEYIDIAFQNKYSHISMLDYNPRDRALYAWNNGHQVLYNVTLFHVISSQEL, encoded by the exons ATGTCGGTGCCTTTGCTGAAGATCGGCGTTGTGCTGAGCACCATGGCGATGATCACGAACTGGATGTCGCAGACTCTGCCCTCTCTAGTGGGGCTCAACACCACCAAGCTCACCGCGGAGAGGGCAGGCTACCCGGACAGGAGCACCGGAGTAA CAAACCCAGAGGAGTCATGGCAAGTGTACAGTTCTGCCCAGGACAGtgaggggaggtgtgtgtgcaCAGTGGTGGCACCGCAGCAGTCCATGTGTTCACGAGACGCCCGCACCAAACAGCTGAGGCAGCTACTGGAGAAG GTCCAGAACATGACCCAGTCCATCCAGGTGCTGGACCAGCGGACCCAGAGAGACCTGCAGTACGTGGAGAAGATGGAGGTGCAGCTGAGAGGTCTGGAGACCAAGTTCAGACAGGTGGAGGAGAACCACAAGCAGAACATCGCCAAGCAATACAAG GCCATAAAATCGAAAATGGAGGAGATTAGGCCGTTGATACCAGTGTTGGAGGAGTACAAAGCCGATGCCAAATTGGTATTGCAGTTTAAGGAGGAGGTCCAGAATCTGACGTCAGTTCTAAGCGAGCTCCAGGAGGAGATGGGAGCCTATGACTACGAGGAACTCCACAACCGAGTGTCAGGTCTTGAGGAGAGACTCCGAGCATGCATGCAAAAATTAG CATGTGGGAAGTTGACGGGCATCAGTGATCCTGTCACCATCAAGACGTCTGGATCCCGGTTCGGATCCTGGATGACTGACCCTGCGGCACCGGAAGGAGATACCagg GTGTGGTACATGGACGGTTACCACAACAACCGCTTCGTGCGGGAGTACAAGTCCATGGCGGACTTCATGACGACGGACAACTTCACGTCTCACCGCCTCCCCCATCCGTGGTCCGGGACAGGTCAGGTGGTCTACAACGGCTCCATTTACTTCAACAAATTCCAGAGCCACATCATCATCAAGTTCGACTTCAAGACCTCCGCCATTAGCAAGTCACGCCAGCTGGACAACGCCGGCTACAACAACATGTATCACTATGCCTGGGGCGGCCACTCCGACATCGACCTCATGGTGGATGAGGGTGGGCTCTGGGCTGTCTATGCCACCAATCAGAACGCTGGAAACATCGTCATCAGCAAGCTCAACCCCAGCACGCTTCAGATCATCAAGAGCTGGACTACCAACCACCCCAAGAGGAGCGCCGGCGAAGCCTTCATGATCTGTGGTACTCTCTATGTTACCAACGGTTACTCTGGCGGGACCAAGGTGTACTACGCCTACAGCACTAACTCCTCCACGTACGAGTACATAGACATCGCCTTCCAAAACAAGTACTCCCATATCTCCATGCTTGACTACAACCCTCGGGACCGTGCGCTCTACGCATGGAACAACGGACACCAGGTTCTATACAATGTCACACTATTCCATGTCATCAGCTCACAGGAATTGTAA